The DNA window ataataatacatagatattatttatatatatataattaacctatttatttattacctatctatttatgtataaaatgtattttcctgtatctgcattctcaccctcttgctactgtgacaatgaaatttctcaaatacgggatgaataaagttatccaatccaatccaatacacacacacacacagacaaagatgCATTTATATAATAGTATCAATATGGGAGAGAAATGCCAGTGCGGGATAAAAACCAACCATTGAATCTCATGACATGCTTTAAAGAATCCAAATCCTTGACAGCAGCTTGATCACGCCGGAAAATCTTGGCTCTGGGGCAAAGATCATAGGAGAAGTCCTCTCCATATTTTTGCCACATCAGCTCATAACCACTCAACTCATAGATTCTCGGGTGGAAGGGAACGTTGTAGGACGGCCAGTAACCTGTGGCGGTAACAAATGCATCAAGTTTCAATACGCTCAAATCAAAATTTGTCCAAGATCTTATCCTCTGACCTCGACGCAGCGCTTGCGTCTGGTCCGAGTACTCCACCAAGCCGGGGATCTGCTCCACCACAGTGAGAGCCCCATTGGAAATACTGTGGCCCAGTTTCACCTTGCTCCTATCCAACACCATGTACTGGTTGTTGTAGGTACCTGCAAAAGTTGGACCAGTTGTATAAGATTTTTATAAAATGTGTTGTGTTAAGATATGATTGTCTTGTGTCCTACCAGAGTTGAACTGAGAGAAGATTTTGGCCCACTCGTCTCCCGTACGAGCCAAACTGTGAGCCAGTCGAACCCTCTGCCAAGCCAGCAAGCTTTTAGGGCTGATGTTGCCAAAGAGGGAGGAGTTGAAGACGTTGTTGGTGGTCTGGGTCATCATGAGACCACTCCCCAAAAGGTAAAAGTCATCCAGGGACACCAGAAAGCCTGAGAATCAATTTCACCTTTTATAATTATTCACAATACCCTTTACAGGGCACACGGGTAATGCCCGGGATTGAgcccttgatctcaaaactgttagacagatgtgctaaccactcttccatcaTGCAGGCCAATTTGTAGACTTTTATTTTTAGTAtcttatatttcaattttttcctAACCTACCAgctacggtactcggacgattcggctaaagacgtttcgccgacggacgtttcgccgacggacagttcgccgaacggacgtttcgccgaaaaaattaaagtgtttaatttattatttcattaaacaaataaaagtggggatgtttctcattgtgttgtttttcgtgccgaggttgaaaaacatatacacacgatccgggggcggggcgagcgcgcgaatcccgtttcggcgaaacgtccgttcggcgaaacgtcccgtcggcgaaacgtccgtcggcgaaacgtctttcggggaatcgtccggtcacgaccagCTACATGTACAAGATCATTAATATGCACTTtccctaaagaaaaaaaatggacgcctATCAATCTTAATGCAGGTAATGAGTTATAAATACGTTGagataataaacaaaaaacaaacttcaGAAAGTAATTTGGTACCATACCGCTCTACTTCTGTTTTCATACATTTGTAGTCATTTTAATTAACTGATAAATGTATTTACTCATAAATTACAgacgtatatttatatatgaaaataataaaaaaatacttaacaATAACGTTCATTCGCCGCCACTTTCCCGCTTTTAATAGAATTGACTTATGCTAGAAATGCTAAAATTTAAAGTTTCCTACCTGGGTAGCTGCTGAATGATAATTTGCCAGTGGCTGCGCTCGGATCAGCGATATGGAAATCCCAATGTTTGTAGATCCGCATGGTGGCTGCGTATGTGTACCAGCTGGAGTGTGCAAAGAGGAGGTTCTCGAAGCCTGGGAGAACCTAAAAAGGAGATCACAATAAAGTATTTGGAACAAAAGTAACATGCAATATGTAGTTTTGTCTGAGGCTACAGATTTAATCATGTGGCTCTTAAAAACGAAACGAAAACTTTTTAAATCAGTTAATCTCTagtagacattcaatccatttgaactatgaAGATGGCACGAATGGACAGAAGTTAATATTCTGCGGTCCCTCCTgctttgaatggattggacgtctagcgccatcaatggcagccagtgagttaacaaggaaaatagaaaaataagcgTTATGACAGTCAAgatgcaaaatcaaatttacatTTTGACAATAACTTTCTAGTCACCCGTGGGACCGAGAATAAAAACCTTAATAAATGCAGGGAGTATTGGATCAAATAGCATACGTATCTGGATACAACACTTCAGTATTAACCCTTCGATACTTTTCTACACTCTGAATTTAATTGTAAAAAGTGCGTAAGACTGAAATGTTTATTCGACCTTAATGAGTGCAGAGCAGTGTCCCATCCCTGGACGTTTCAAGTGTTTGAGTGGAGGTGAGGTGGGGACCAAGGCCGGGATCAGATCTAGCAGGTCGCCGACTGCATTTAGGAATTGCACGGCAAACAAGGACAGCGGCTGTGGGAAATAACAGCAGATGTTCAGCTTTTCGAAAACAAAGTAATGAAGGTCACACCGACGGATCAAGCAAAGTAACATAGTTAAGGGGGAAGCAGACAAAATGTGCATAGGGTAAGCTCCATAACCTCAACtagctaaaaatgaaaataattgttatCGTATCCCAATGTCAAGGGTGTTTGCCATGCTTTCCTAAAACAGTGGTATAAATAAACAGAAAGCAAATACTGCTTCTTCCTTTAAAACACTGCCACTTACTTTATATTGTATTGATCCGAATATAGGacgatgttttttgcattgaaataagaatgAAAAAGCATCGGTCGTCTTAAAATCGCCATTGTGTCCATTCACAACACTAGTGGCTCTAGATGCCTTTAAAGCGAATActgaacactttgatggttaattgaattgaattgaatgcctttattgtcattatacaattacAATTAGTTTTATAGCTGCACCATgaaataggtagtcaacataataggtagtcaacataaataagtagtcaacataaataagtagtcaacataaataagtagtcaacataaataagtagtcgacataaataagtatagtcaacataaataagtagtcaacatgaataagtggtcagatacaaaaagtgactagtggttagcagcctatggagttttagtgcaagtaaaaaataagaaattattCTAGATTAGGTCAATtgtaatttagatttttagatCACAGTAGAttagttaatttacattttaaaaaccagaaatcattcatttacaaatgtaattgcactttagtttacatattaaaatgttcagatattaaatAGTCAATATTAGACAGCTTTTGCattatttgaatgaggcaaaataacatgctttttctctctattgtattgttataatcatttgtttcagatctactgtcattattttgtgtcaaaaaattgaatttggtgttcaaaaagtcttttttcaaacttgagtcttgaaaaatacttcgaggtcgtcttatattcgggccaattcCGTAGTTCCTTCAATGAATTACTACATTGATTAATTAGtgataaaaatacaacaatttgATTGTAACACCTTTGTCCCTTGTCTCTTGGCCCATTCTGCAACTCCAGCTTGCAAACCATCCATCTGGGCCACAATGAAGCCCACGTGTCTCCACATAGGATCCGAACTCTTGTTGTTTTTCACTTGCAATCTGGTCCAAGAATCTTGTTGCCTTGGACAGCCAAGCACAGTCACATTCTGTTCGCAGCTCAGTGTTGTCATTCCAAGCATTCAAAGGTCATCATGCCAAAAGGTATACGAGGAGATGTTATTACAGACTCACTTCATGAAGTTCTGAACCGGCCCAAGGATGATGGGGTCATGGATGAGCTGAGGGTACATGTTCGTATAATGATCTACCATCTGTCTGACAGGAAACATGATACAATGATGAATCAAACAAAGGAATGCAAATAAATAGAGGGGAAATAGTGTGGGTTAGTGCCGTGCAATATGTCAATCAATACTCATCGCCATAATCAGGGGTGTTCAATCTTTTTTGCTCAATTATTTACTTTTCAAAGAGCCAACATCGCGCAATCTAGGCCACTGAAACATTTTAGCAATTTTGTATGCTAAGTCGCTAATTAGATATATTTGaagttgagaaaaaaatgtttcctattCTTCAGCTTGTGTTACACTGGATTGGTTTAGGTTGCAGCAATACTTGATACATATAGtaggagagcggaggatgctgaccatgatgatgtccatcatggacagcacctcccaccccttgtatgagtctgtggagtccctccgaagctctttcagcaatagactgctgcactctcattgcaggaaggagcgcttccgcagatccttcctcccatcagctgtcaggctctttaacaaaacaaatggctgagtgttaagacctaccgtatgcatgcatgtacatctatgtgtatgtatatatgtgcttgtatatatgtatgtgtatgtatgtatatatatgtgtatgtacacgtatgtgtatatatatatgtgtatgtacacgtatgtgtatatatatatatatttcagcaacacgcttatttatttatgtatttattcatgtatttatttatttattaacttacttattacctatctatttatgtctaaaatgtctttcctatttctgcatcctcaccctcttgctactgtgagaacgaaatttcccgaatacaggatgaataaaagttatccaatccaatataacaTTTATGGCACGTCactcaattaaaaaacaaagtaattCGGCTTCAAGCTGTCATAATATAAACAGTATCCTAAATTGTGGTATGTCTATAACTATAGCTTGGCTCATGTTGTTGTGGGAGATGTTTTACATATCGCACAGCACTAACGTGGAATAAATGAGTGACCCTTCGATGAAGACAACAAAcacataattataataataaatatgtttGATTTCACATAATGTGGAGAAATTAGGAGTAAACGTCTGTTACACTGTACTTACTGGGCTGTAAGGAAGCCTTCCAGGTAGCCCGCTAAGAAAAAGGTGACCTCGTCGGTCTCAGATGTTTCTCCATATCCAGCTCGGATCTCGAGGACGCTCCAACCTGTACTGGACAGGGTGTTGTTCAGGAAGCCGTATGCGTCCCCGTTTGAATCGAGGACCCCAGGCTTCAGCAGGACTGTCTTTTGTTGGGCATCCCAGTACACTGTGGCTTTTGTCaactctgtaaaaaaaaaaaacaatatttgtaattacttattcattttctgttctgttTCTGTGATTTGCAATTATAGTTCTTGTATACAACATTTAGGATGATGGGTGATGATGCAGGTTGTAAAGTGTGTCTTTTCacataaatgtttaaatattacttttttaaaattgaaataagtAATAATACTATATgactataaaaatgacaaatatttgtattttaaagaagacttttttaaatttaatgattACTTTCCACATTTGTTATTGCATTGAATCGAATGTTTATTCTCAttatatacaagtataatgagataaaTAGCTTTGccaggaagtgcacaaataacaacaacaaacaaacagacaaatacatcatttataagtcataaataataaaaataaagtgaataaataaagaattaagtagtcaacataagtagtcacaacatagataagtagggaagtgcacaaataagaacaacaaacacaaacgaacagaaaaataatcaataaataagtagtcaaagtcaacataataaataagtaatagtcagcatagataagtagtcaacattgaataagtggtcacataaataagtattgaTTAGTATTGATTCATACATACAATCTTTCTATAcacttatttttaaaagtattcaTTACTAGATACTTCTGCCACCTCTACTGTTGATGTATAACATTATAATAAAGACATACACTTACATAAACCCGCATAGTGACGCAATATGTATTTCTAGAAGCCTGACAATTTAATGGTGACGTTTATGACCATTATGTTTTAAAACCAACTGCACTACACAGTAAATATGCACATATAATAACTGTGTGTTGTGCTAAGGAAAAAAGGTGTCTTTACTCAAAATCAAGCATTATCCAAACTTCATTGTCACGTGAACACAGAAACCTTTTACACAAGCACATAGTTCAAGTATCATTTGTATGACCTACTTACCACCAGCTGCAGAGGGGACTGTCAAAAAGGCGGcgagaaacacaaaaacattcaaaaatttcaaaacCATAGCTTCTTCACGGAGTTAGGCCCTTGAGGAAACAATCTCCTGAACTAAGTAAGGAGCAAGGATTTGAAATCAGGAGAAAATCAAGTCAAGGAAAGTGGTTGACTTGATTTAcggtgggagggagggagacgcCTGTTGGTTAAAAGGGGTTATGGCAGGTCCCGTGATTCGGGGTTGAGTAACATGACTACCGTGCGCTGACTAAATAGTGGATAGCATAGTGGTAGGGAATGTTATGTTAGATTGTGTATGGCTAAATTTGCTGGTTCATCAAAACTGAGCTCACCCCAGATGGGACTCGAACCCACAATCCCTGGCTTAGGAGGCCAgtgccttatccattaggccactggGGCAACTGAAAGTCCATATATATCTTATGGATCATAAAGGGACTTAATACAAACACATGGGTTATGatgttaaatatatattaatgtattaattttgaaataataatgaagagtttgatatatatacatagtataacCTAGGGCTGTCCATTACATCTGTATACATCATAAAACAAATACActtacaataaaatatttttattcaattgtagtacatgtaaataatatttgcaaatgacttcttaaaataaaataattttatgtgAATTGTAGTAAGTCTTaagctgtatttattttttgcggtGGCCAACAAAATGGCCCTCAAAGGAAGGCATAAGTGACATCATgtcattcaaaaacaaaacacgggtggccaagtctggtcctccaGAGGCCCTATCCAGTCTGATTTCCATGTCTccttccaccaacacacctgaataaaATAATCGGGATTGGTAGGAagtttctggacagcttgctgattagttgatcatttgattcaggtgtgctagaggacggctctcgaggactcgATTTGGCCACCTCTCCATTAGGATAAAACACATAACCACTGACAAAATTCTTCTTTTTAAATCCTATTTATTCTACATTGACAAACTTGAGTctgaacaaaaacacacaagcaaataaaacaaaaaaaatcaaacaataatTCATAACATTTATCTGGTTCTCTGGAAACAGCATATGACCTAggcaacaaatatatatatatgtatatatatttatataattctTGTAGAATAAGTAGTGTTGGCaaggaaacaaaaataataaatatacatgtaAAAGCTTAAATATTTTACCAGGTTTTTCCTAGAATGTTAATAATTACAAGTAGACTTCATCTTTATCAAGTGAACAGCCAATATTATATCCTAGCTTGTACAAAACTGGAAAATACAAGTAGTGTGTGGTAACAGTTCTGTACTAAAGATTTTGGCCACAAGGTTTTACAGGCGATCGCTTGTCATGCAGACAAAAACATATAAAGAGGTATACGAGATATATCACTTCTGTTGGTCCAAATTAGTagcaaataaaaatatcacTAATACAGAATGCACAGCCTAACCCTGCCACAATGACACATAGTtaaagttaaataaaataagGCACAATTCAACAACTCAAATTAGACGAGTCCTACACTGACTGGCAGCAGCAAAATTCTTAAATAACATTCAGATTTTGTTGACTTCTTGATCGAAGTTATTTCGCAACTTTTTTAAAGGATTCCACAAAGAccattaaaagaaaacaaaacaacagtgTCTTTCAGGGGTCTTCATTAGTGCTGTGcaatattgaaaataatatGGCCAATTTTATACCATGATATTACTATGCCACGatgtaatacattttaaattattttttggggaaaaaatattcaacaatTATGAAAGCCGTATTCTCATTCCCGTTATTTCTTAATAGACATTTAAGAATTTGACTGGGTTTGGACCTCCAGCATCTGAGCTGTGATATTCATGAAGTCAGCTTCCATTCCGTGTCGAGCTGAAATCCGAGGGTAGAACTACAGAAGACATATATTGTCATTTCGTACAACACTAGACTGGAACCATTGTGTTGACGTTCCTTCTGAAAGATGGTTAAAGTTAATAGTACTTGATGGCAAAGAATGGCCGAGTAAAAGACTGACATTTTAATGTCCGTCATGAAGCCCAATAGAGATTTTTCATTCATCATCGATCAATTTCTCACTTCCGTTCTCCGCCTGGATGCCTTGGCATGTCTCTCCTTCTTCGCCTCCTCCCGCACAATCCTCCGTCTCCTCCTCATCGGTGTAAGTATAAGAGGGGCTGGTGTAGTTGATGGTGGTGCGGGAGAGATCTACCTCGATAGGAAAAACGTCAGCCTCCTTGAGCACGGCGTAACACTCGTCGTAGTAATGGGACATGCCCGACACGAAGCGCTGAAGCTGGAAAACGATGTCTTGGACTGGACAGGACAAAAAAGAGGGCAATAAttaatttgttgttgtatttttccattggtttttctctctttttttgtttaaattcatccattcattcattttccattacgATTAAACTCACAAGGgtgaccttttttaaaaaaatattactatttttatgtacttaatcataacattttatgtctatattttaaatttaggcATCAAGGGGCAATGTTccctttaattttttgtttgtctgggtaGAAAGACAAcatccctgagcacactgagtaccggtgtgagcaacatcatcattgctcgctatgggcacacaacaGTATCACACCTGACATAAGCAGGtacatgtctactacacataaatgagttagtaatgataaaatgtaatgattaatatctatgaatgggcggcccgccggatgagtggttcgcgcgtcggcctcacagctaattttttttttttttttaaattgggattttattttgtgcgctccatatgatttgctgtgcgcagagaagacgagagtagtgcgcaattgcgcacgtgcgcagcttagagggaacattgtcaaGGGGTAAACCCTGGAGTTCATGTAAGGTCATTCATATTTGACTAACTAAAGATGACAAGTTCAGAAAAAACTATGATAAGAGAAAACAATGGTAGGAAGATAAAGCACAACACAACAGATAGTTTCTAATGCAAAACAAATGAGCAACCATTCTATATGCTGCCTTTTCTTTCGAAAGGGTgggcaaaaaacacaaaaagaataaCTCACCATGTTTCTGATCTAGAAGTTCTATCTTCTCCAGTACATCTTTCCTCATCTTGGCGAATCGAGCACGAGCCTCCTGTCGACACCGCAGCACCAAACGGTACTCATAGTTCCCAGTACATACCCGATACAGAGGTTCTCCCATTGCCTGATGAGAAGAACATTAGTGTGTTGATGCCAAAAGTCAATCAAACCTATACATTGCTAGCATCAGGGTTAAATCAGTCTAAATTTGGTCAGGTTCCTATTTTTTCATGAATCTACTTCatgaatttgacttcaaaattgcAGAGGTTTAATAACATGTGTGATACTGCAGTGTGTTAGACTACAATCCTAATTTTCCTTCACCATCAgtagacaaaaacaacatgTAAAGTGATGCTAAACCTACTGAATGAGTTAGTAATCAAAATATATCAAACAAATGTTGGTAAATTTAGGGCTTATGAAGGGACCGTTAAGTTTTGTATGGGACAATGCAGGATTCAAAGGCAGTAGGAATGTTCGAAGGGAATTTTGgagatattattattttatttttcaattaactATTGCGATGGAGGATGTGTTATTGTTCAGTCTGgacttttacaataaaaaacagGCATGATGTCATGCCCAAATTAAATGCTGCATATAAAACCTGTAAATATCGCTACATTTCCCTTCTTAAAACTCCCAAGCTGGATAGATTCCGGGTGATGTAATTTACTAATGTTTGCGTATACTAAGTCTAGAAGTAGCAATGAAGTTTTATAGTTTTTGGAGGTGCGAGAATTCTCCTTGACAACAGCAACATACTCATTTATCTTTTTCAGATTCCAGAAATACTCACAATGCTGCTGTATTCCTCATCATCCATTTCCTTCACCTTTAAACAGTATGACTGCAAGACCAAAATAAATTGATGTTTCATGTGAAATTGGTGTTTTGGAAGTTACTCAATCGGACGGAATGTGATCCACTGACCAAATACTCAAATTTCACGTCCAGGTACTTGCGGATAGTGAGCTTTGTGTCTGGTATGGCTTTATGAAGGTAAGTGTTCAAATCGTGGAGCATCTGTACAGGAAAAATGTCAGTAGTACAACATTAGAGAACATTTACCACAAGATATAAGAAGTTAATATTGTACTCACAGGCTTGATGGTCTTTAGTAACTGAATGCCGTACTTCTCAATACTGCGGTGAGCATCAGCAAACTTCACAAAAGCTTCGCTGGCGGCAGCTTGGGGCTCTCGTACTCCGATCACAGAAAAGACGTCTCCAAATCCTGAGAGTTCAATCAAGCTAGGCATTAGACAATATgtaaaattgaagaaaaacaaaatacctCGGGCTATCACCTCTGTGGGTTTGGGAAAGCTCAAAAAAGGCTCTGAGCAGTCGCTTGGTGTGCTCCATTAAGCCTGTGGGAGAACAGAAAGAAAAGATGAATGTGTACAAgtaccatattttactcacaataaggcacaactaaaagacttcaattttctcaaaagctgcCAATGTGCCTTATTATCCGGTATGTCTTATAAacggatcaatattggttaattattgtatgaaattccctttagcacagctctatctagtggatgtatgacACAACctctaaccactactactatagcTCCATGTACATGATGAATAACACAgaccctaaccactactactagtactactccTAAACCTCCATCTAgtagatgtataacacaactcccTCGTACTACTATTAGTAGTACTACTAAACCTCCATCCAGtaaatgtataacacaactccctagtactactacagctacatCTAGTGGAtttataacacaaccccctacgACTACTACAACAGCTTCATCTTGTGGATGTATAACGCaacctcctcctactactactactactattacaactactactactactactactattacaacaactactactattacaactactactattacaactactactactattacaactgctactactacta is part of the Stigmatopora argus isolate UIUO_Sarg chromosome 14, RoL_Sarg_1.0, whole genome shotgun sequence genome and encodes:
- the pick1 gene encoding PRKCA-binding protein, with product MFTDMDFELEEDKLGIPTVPGTVSLKKDANNLIGISIGGGAQYCPCLYIVQVFDNTPAALEGMLAAGDEITGVNGKPVKGKTKVEVAKMIQAVQGEAVIHYNKLQADPKQGKSLDIVLKKVKHRLVENMSSGTADALGLSRAILCNDGLVKRLEELEKTGELYKGLMEHTKRLLRAFFELSQTHRGFGDVFSVIGVREPQAAASEAFVKFADAHRSIEKYGIQLLKTIKPMLHDLNTYLHKAIPDTKLTIRKYLDVKFEYLSYCLKVKEMDDEEYSSIAMGEPLYRVCTGNYEYRLVLRCRQEARARFAKMRKDVLEKIELLDQKHVQDIVFQLQRFVSGMSHYYDECYAVLKEADVFPIEVDLSRTTINYTSPSYTYTDEEETEDCAGGGEEGETCQGIQAENGSEKLIDDE
- the plbd1a gene encoding phospholipase B-like 1, encoding MVLKFLNVFVFLAAFLTVPSAAGELTKATVYWDAQQKTVLLKPGVLDSNGDAYGFLNNTLSSTGWSVLEIRAGYGETSETDEVTFFLAGYLEGFLTAQQMVDHYTNMYPQLIHDPIILGPVQNFMKQQDSWTRLQVKNNKSSDPMWRHVGFIVAQMDGLQAGVAEWAKRQGTKPLSLFAVQFLNAVGDLLDLIPALVPTSPPLKHLKRPGMGHCSALIKVLPGFENLLFAHSSWYTYAATMRIYKHWDFHIADPSAATGKLSFSSYPGFLVSLDDFYLLGSGLMMTQTTNNVFNSSLFGNISPKSLLAWQRVRLAHSLARTGDEWAKIFSQFNSGTYNNQYMVLDRSKVKLGHSISNGALTVVEQIPGLVEYSDQTQALRRGYWPSYNVPFHPRIYELSGYELMWQKYGEDFSYDLCPRAKIFRRDQAAVKDLDSLKHVMRFNDYKKDPYSKGDPCKTICCRNDLKTEEASPGGCYDTKVTDFQMAGEFHAEAVNGPTTQDGLPPFTWDQFSSISHQGLPLYYNFTFIRMKPLLFQP